The window CTGCGGCCGGGACGCTTTTCAGCGAGGTCGCGACGCGGACTCTGAGGCCCTCGCGCAGACCGGTTTCGCTCAAGGCAGAAAGCCCTCGAAGACCATCTGGTCGGCATGCTCGGCCGCGCGGGCGCGATCCTCCGGCGTGCGCACCGTCCAGCTCATCAGCGGCAGGCCCAGCGCCTTGCGGCAAAGGAAAGGCGCGGCGCTCGGCAGATCGGCGACCTTCCAGGAGATGAAATCAGGCCGGCTCTCCTCGAAGTGCAGGAGATTGGCGAGCGCGTGCTTCTGTGCGGCCGAGAGGCGGACATAGTCGCCATAGTCGTACTCGTTCATCGCGACGATGCCGCGGGCGAAGCCGGGCGCGAATTCGCGCAGGGCTGCGACGATCACCGGATCGAAGGATTTCAGCACGATCGGCTGGCCCTTGTGGCCTTCGAGGATCTGCGCGATGCGCTTCGTCAGCCGCAGGTCGCCGTCGAAGCGGCTCTTGACCTCGATCACCAGCGGCGTCTTGCCGCCGATGGCGTCGAGGAAGCCGGTCAGCGTCGGGATGCGGTCGCTGGCGCCCTTCAGCCCGATCTGGGCCAGTTCGGCCGCCTTGCGGGCGTCGACACGGCCGCTCTCGGCGGTGAGGCGGTCGAGGACGAAGTCGTGGAAGACGACCGCATCCTCGTCGGCGCTGAGCTGGACGTCGCACTCGATAGCGAAATTGCCGGCGATCGCGCCTGCGGCCGCCGAGAGCGAGTTCTCGATCACGCCGCCGGCGGCATCGTGCAGACCACGATGCGCGATCGGGCGGGCGGTGAGCCAGGCTTCTGCCGGCATCAGGCGATCTCGAACATGGCTTCGACCTCGACGGCAGCGTCGGCCGGCAGGTTGGCGACGCCGACGGTCGAACGGGCATGGCGGCCGGCATCGCCGAGCACCTCGACCATGAAGTCGGAGGCGCCGTTCATGATCGCCGGCAATGCGGCGAAATGCGGGGCGGCGTTGATGAAGCCGCCGAGGCGGACGCAGCGCACGATCCGGCCGAGATCGCCGCCGAGCGCCGCCTTGGCCTGGGCCAGGACGTTGATGGCGCAGAGCTTGGCCGCCTCGAGCCCGGCCTCGTTGAAGATCTCGGCGCCGAGCTTGCCCTTGTGCGCATCGGAGAGCTTGCCATCGAGGCCGAAGCAGATCTGCCCGGAGATGATCAGCAGGTTGCCGGTGATGACATAGGGCACGTAGTTCGCGACCGGGGCAGCCGGGGCAGGCAGGGTGATGCCGAGGGCGGCGAGCTTGGTGTCGACGGCGTTCATCGGAGAGGCTCCTGACCGGATCTGAACAGGAGCCTTTCATCGCCGATGCCAAGCCGGGTCGCAAGCGCGACGCGGCTTGGCCGATGTGCCTGCCGAGCAGGGCGGATCAGGCGGCGTCGGCACGCACCGTGCGATAGCGCTCGGCAGGCCGGTTGCGCGAGAGATTGGGGCCGAGCGCCAGCCGCGCCGCGCTGTAGCGCTCGAAGTCGACCGGATCCGGCAGCGAGGGGATGGTGACGAGCTCGCCCTGATCGAAGCCGGCCAGCGCCGCATCGACCATGTCGTCGACCTCCATGATCATTTCGGGCGGGAAGCCGTCGACATTGACGCCGGCGCGGGCCCAGATCTCGGTGCGGGTGGCTCCCGGCAACACGGCCTGGACGCGGACGCCGGCCGCCTCGAGCTCCTTCTGCAATGAGAGGCTGAGGTTCAGCACATAGGCTTTGGTGCCGCTGTAGCTACCGTTGAAGAGCTCCGGCGCGAGCGCCAGCACCGAGGCAATATTGATGATGGCGCCGACCTTGCGGGCGGCGAAGTTGCGGGCGGCCGCGGCGGCGAGACGGGTCGGTGCGATGACGTTGAGCTCGATCATGGTCTGGAAGCGATCGATGTCGCCTTCGACCAGCGTTCCGGCGACGGACATGCCGGCATTATTGACCAGCACGGTCAGGCTCTCGTCCTCGCGCAGGCGCTGCTCGACCAAAGCGAGATCCGCCTTGGCTGTCAGATCGGCCTTCAGCCATTCGACCTTGCGGCAGGTCTCGCGGCCGAGGCGCTCGGCGAGGGCGGTAAGGCGCGCTTCATCACGGGCAACGAGGACGAGATCATAGCCGCGACGGGCCAGTCTGTCGGCATAGACGGCGCCGATCCCGGTCGAGGCGCCGGTGATGAGGGCGGTGCCAAGCTGCTGCGTAGCCATGTCTATCTCCGTTCGGGTTTGGGTAATATTTTTCATGATGATCATCATGATTGAATTTAGATGATGTCTATCATATAAAGAGTCAAGAGCTGGATTTTGGATTTCGAAGGAGCGGGCCGATGCGTGTCAGCCGCGAACAGATGGCAGAGAACCGCGAGCGCATTCTCGAAACGGCGGCGACCATGTTTCGAGAGCGCGGTTTCGACGGGGTCGGCGTCGCCGATGTGATGAAGGCGGTCGGCCTGACCCATGGCGGCTTCTATGGGCATTTCTCGTCGAAGGATGATCTCGCCGCGCAGGCGCTCGGCCGCGCCTTCAGCAACGCCAACCACTGGCTGGAGGAGGCCAAGGCGGCCGAACCGGATGCGCCGCTGCAGGCGATCGCCAGCCGCTACCTGTCGCCTCTACACCGCGACGATCCCGGCCATGGTTGCCCGGTGGCGGCGCTCGGTTGCGATATCGCGCGCTTGGGCGAAGCATCGCGGGCTGCCGCGACGGAGGGCGCGCGCGCGGCGATCACGAGCCTGTCATCCGTCATGCCTGGGGCGACCGAAGAGGAACGGCGAGCCGCAGCCCTTGCGGGGTACGCCACGCTCATCGGAGCGCTCGTCCTGTCCCGCATGGTCGAGGATAAAGCGCTTTCGGAAGAGGTGCTTGCTGCGGCGGGGGCCGCGCTGCGAGCAGAGGCGCCCTGATCGGACACGCGACGATGCGGGCCGCCTTGTTTGCGCCATTGCCGCAATGCACCTAGATTCGCAGGGGCTGCAATTCGACCCAGCCAAGAGCGTGAATCGAGGATCGGCATGAAGACGTATCGCGGCGGGATCGCAGGCCTGGCGGTGATGGCGGCCACTGGAGCATGGGCGCAGAGTCCTGCCGATCGTGTCGTGCTCGTGCCGCACCGGGCGGTCTATGATCTCGTGCTCGATGACGGCAAGCCGTCGCGCGACATCACAACGGCGCGCGGCCGCATCGCCTTCGATTTCTCGGGCGATGCCTGCGATGGCTATGCGCTTTCCTTCCGCCAGGTCACGGAACTGACCAGTGAAGGCGGGCCACGCGTCATCGACGCCCGGACCACGAGCTTCGAAGAAGGTGACGCCAAGAGCTATCGCTTCAAGACCGAAAGCTCTGCCGCCGGTGCGCCTGCCGATGTCGTCGACGGCACGGCCAAGAAGGGCGAGGCCGGCTATGAGGTGAGCTTGCGCGCGCCCAAGGCCGAGACGCATCGCGAGGCGAGCGCGGCGATGTTCCCGAACGAGCAGATGAAGGCGGTGATCAAGGCGGCGCGGGCCGGGCAGAACACCTTCAATGTCCGCCTCTATGACGGCGCCAATTCCGGCAAGGACGTCTACGACACGCTCTCGGTGATCGGCCGCAAGATCGCGACGCCGGCGGCCGAGGCACCGTTGCGGAAGCCCGAATTCGAGAAGCTCGCCCGCTGGCCGGTGACGATCTCCTATTTCAAGGTCGGTTCGGGTGAGAGCACGCCGGCCTATACCGTCTCCTTCGAGCTCTACGAGAACGGCGTCACCGGCGCTATCCGGCTCGATTACGGTTCATTCGCCCTGCGCGGCACGCTCACGCGTCTGGATCTGCTTCCGGCGAGCGAGTGCTCGAAGTAGCGCGGCGCCTATCACGCAGAGACAGGCCCTTCTCGATCGCGGCATCGCCGAATTTGGCGCGAACCGCGTCGAGGGCGTTCTCCATCGCCTTCAGCTTCGGTGTCTGCAGGTCGGCGAGGTCGCCGCGGTCGGCCTCGGCGGGATCGGAGAAATCGCTCATGCCGATGCCGATCAGCCGGTAGCGCGGCCCAGTGCATTCGCGCTTGAGCAGGTCACGCCCGGCAGAAAAGAGCCGCGCGGCGAGCTGGCTCGGCTCGGGCAGGCGGACGGCGCGGGTGATGAGGTGGAAATCATGGGTCTTGAGCTTGAGGGTGACGGTGCGCCCGGCGAGCTCCTGCGCCTTCAGCCGCCGCGAGGTTTTCTCACAGAGCCGCCAGAGGATCGGCTCCAGCTCCTCGAAGCGGGCAAGGTCGACGTCGAGCGTCGTCTCGGATGAGACGGTCTTGGCCTCGTGCTCGACCGTGACCTTGCGGGGATCGATACCGAGCGCGAGGTTTTTCAGGCGCGGCCCATCCTTGCCGACCAGGCGATAAAGCGTGGCGATCTCGGCCTTGGCGAGGTCGCCGATGGTGCGGAAGCCCGATTGCGCCAGTTTCGCCGCGCCGGCCTGGCCGATGCCCGGGATCATCCCGACCGGCTTTTGGGCGAGGAAGGCGACCGCCTCGGCCTGGCCGATGATCGAGAAGCCGCGCGGCTTGTCGAGGTCGGAGGCGACCTTGGCCAGGAACTTGGCGTAGGACAGCCCGACCGAGATGGTGATGCCGATCTCGTCTTCGATCCGGCGCTGGAAGCGGGCGAGGGTCAAGGCCGGGCTGGCGTGGTGGAGCCGCTCGGTGCCGCCGAGGTCGAGGAAGGCCTCGTCGATCGAGATCGGCTCGACCAGCGGCGTCAATTCCTGCATCAGCTTGCGGACCTGGCGGCCGACGTCGACGTACTTTGCCATGTTCGGCTTGACCACGATCGCTTCGGGGCAGGCCTTTAGCGCCTTGAACATCGGCATGGCCGAGCGCACGCCGGACATGCGGGCGATGTAGCAGCAGGTCGAGACCACGCCACGCTTGCCACCGCCGACGATCACCGGCTTGTCGAGCAGGCTCGGATCGTCGCGCTTCTCGATCGCGGCATAGAAGGCGTCGCAGTCGATGTGGGCGAGATGGAGACTGTCGCGCTCGGCATGGCGCAGCAGGCGCGGCGAGCCGCAAGCCGGGCAGCGGCGCAGACCGGGCGGTGAACGCGCCTCGTCATGGTCCTGCAGGCAGTCGCGGCAGAGCACCCGGCCGGAGCTGGCGATGCCTGCCGGCAGGGTCATGGCTCGAAGGCTTCGGGCGGGCCGGCGAGGATTTCGCGCGCCTGCGCGACGATCTCCGGATTCAGGCTTAAGTTTCCGGCAAACTCAAGCAACAGCGAATCGCTGGCGCAGAGATGGTCGAGTACGCCCAGAAGGAAGCCCGGCTCCTGTGCCGCGCCACGTAAGGTGGCAGGGCCGAGGCCGGTGACAGCCAGAAATGGCTCCAGGCGCTCAGGCTCGGAAGCCAGGAAGGCGAGCGCCTTGAGTGCCAGCGTCTCGGCTTCGTCGCTGGTGATTGGATGAGGCATAGCTATCTAAGACCGGCGAGTCTGGTTTCAGGTTTGCGTTTCGTCAACTGCTCGCGTGTTAAGGCTAGCACTGAACGCGGCCGCCGGCCCGGGAAATCCGTCTGATTGGATGCCTGGCCGGGCGGCCTTGGGGGACAGATGACAAAGACGGTTCTGATCGTCGAGGACAACGAGCTCAACATGAAGCTCTTCAACGACCTGTTGGAGGCTCATGGCTATGCGACGCTCAAGACCGCCGACGGCATCGAGGCGATCGAGCTGGCGCGCACGCACCGGCCCGACCTGATCCTGATGGACATCCAGCTGCCGGAGGTTTCGGGGCTGGAGGTGACGAAATGGATCAAGGAGGACGATGCGCTGAAGTCGATCCCGGTCATCGCGGTCACTGCTTTCGCGATGAAGGGCGATGAGGAGCGTATTCGGGAGGGCGGCTGCGAGGCCTATATCTCGAAACCGATCTCGGTCGGCAAGTTCCTGGAGACAGTTCGCGCCTATGTCGGCACAGCCTGAAGGGAAGCGCTGAGCCATGTCAGCCCGGATCCTGGTCGTCGACGACATCGCTGCGAATGTGAAGCTGCTCGAAGCCAAGCTCAGCGCCGAGTATTTCGATGTCGCCACCGCGACGAACGGGATCGAGGCGCTGGCGATCTGCGAGCGCGGCGAGGCCGATCTCGTCCTGCTCGACGTCATGATGCCGGGCATGAACGGCTTCGAGGTCTGCCGCCGCCTCAAGAACAGCGCGACCACGGCCCACATCCCCGTGGTCATGGTCACGGCGCTCGACCAGCCGAGCGACCGGCTGAAGGGGCTCGATGCCGGCGCCGACGACTTCCTGACCAAGCCGATCGACGACACGGCGCTGTTTGCCCGGGTGCGCAGCCTGGTGCGGCTCAAATCGGTCACGGACGAATTGCGCCAGCGCGCGCTTGCCTCGCGCCAGCTCGGCATCGCCGATCCGCTCGCGGCCGCCGCTGCCGAAACCGGGCTCAATGGCCGCGTCCTCCTGATCGAGGACAGGCCTTTGATCGCCCAGCGCCTGGTCCAGGCGCTCTCGGCCTTCCATTCGATCGAGACCGAGCCCGATGCGCAGGCGGCGCTTACCCGCGCTGCCGAAGGCGATTTCGAGATCGTGCTGGTGAGCCTCGACCTGCAGAACTATGACGGCCTGCGCCTGTGCAGCCAGCTGCGCTCGCTCGAGCGGACCCGCAATCTTTCCGTGCTGCTGCTCGGCGAGGCTGAAGACCGGGCCCGTGTTCTGCGTGGCCTCGAGATCGGCGCGCATGACTTCCTGGTCCGGCCGATCGATCGGAACGAATTGCTGGCGCGCGCCCGGACATTGGTTCGCCGCAAGCGCTTCGCCGAGCGGTTGCGCGACAGCGTGCAGTCCTCGATGGAAATGGCGGTGATGGACCAGCTCACCGGCCTGCATAATCGTCGCTATCTCGACAGCAGGCTGTCGGTGCTGTTCGACGAATCGGCGCTCCGGGCCCGGGCGCTCTCACTGCTGGTGCTCGACGTGGATCGCTTCAAGGTGGTCAATGATAGCTGGGGCCACGACGCCGGCGACGAGGTGCTGCGCGAGTTCGCCGACCGGATCCGCGCCTGCACGCGCGGTATCGACCTGGTGGCGCGCATGGGCGGCGAAGAGGTCGTCGTGGTCCTGCCGGATACCGCGCTCGACGCGGCGCGTGCGGTGGCGGAGCGGATTCGGCAGCGGGTCGAGGGCGAACCCTTCCAGATCCAGCGCGGCCAACGCTCGATCACGGTGACGGTGTCGATCGGTGTCGCCAGCCGGCGCGCAGGCGATGCCGGGCCGGTCGAGATGATGAAGCGGGCCGACGAGGCGGTGTACCGGGCCAAGGCGGCCGGCCGCAATCGCGTCATCGTCGCGAGCGCTGCCTGAAGGGCAGGGGCGCCCGGCCGGTAAGGTTTCCAAGTAGGGTTAAGTTTCGATGAATATTGGTGAATCAATCAGATTCGATTGATTCGGAGGGGCTTCCTCGTAGGGTGATTTCCAAGAGAACGGCTGCACGCGCAGCCGTCCGGAATGCCCTTCGGAAGCCCAGGTTCCGCCGCATCTCCTGGGTTACCGCTGGGCTCGGCCGGTCGATGGCGGGATCCTGGCCTCCTCAGCCCCGTCGTCGACCGGCCACCTCGTTATCCGGTGGTTTTCGCCCATAGCGACGCTCGCGTCAGTGCAGGTGGCGCTCGATTAATTCCGGCACCCAATAGCCAAGCAGGCCGAAGCCGGCGAGCAGCAGCAGAAGCAGCAGGGCAGCGCGCAGGCGATGCGTCCAGCGACGCGACTCGTCGACCTCGACGATCAGGCGCAGGAAGCCGCGCAGCAACCCGCCCGGGCGCGAATGCGGTTCTCCTGGATCGGGGCGGCTGTTCAAGACGATGCTCCTGCCGACGCGGCGAGCGGTGCCGCGGCCGGATGACAGGGTAAGAGATCGAAGCATCCGACGCCAGCGACGTCACGGCGGAACAGTGAACCCCTGATCGCGTTGAAGTCATCAGCCGTCGATCTCGGCAAATACTGGCCGAAGATTAGGCAGTAGCGTGACGTAAGGTCTCATTAACCGTCGTCATCTCATGCTAGTCTGGTGACGATTCGCATGCCCTGCTATTTGGCTGCGAAGATGCTGGCCTGACATCCTCGCCAAGGAGCGACCCATGCGTATCATCGCATCGGCGCTCTGCCTCGCGCTGTTGCCGTGGGGCGGAGGGCCTGTTCACGCGCATAGCTGGTACCCGTATGATTGTTGCAGCGACCGGGATTGCTGGCCGATGGGCCTCGATGCCGATGCGAAAGAGCCTGATCCGCGCATCGTTCCGGGTGGGTATCTCACTCATGATGGACATTTCGTGCCGGAGCAGGCGACGCGCGTCTCGAAGGACGGGCGCTTCCACATCTGCCGCAGCGGCGGAATGCTGACGGGGACGGTTATCGCGCCGTCCCAGAGGCCGTTCTGCCTGTTCGTGCCGAAGCCGGCGTTCTGAAAGGGCGAGCCCGCTGGCAGCAGATACGAAAAAGCCGCCGGAAACCGGCGGCTCTTCGAACCAGAACAAGTGGTTAGGGCGAAGCCCTTACTTGATCTTGGTTTCCTTGAACTCGACGTGCTTGCGCGCGACCGGGTCGTACTTCTTCTTCGACATCTTCTCGGTCATGGTACGCGAGTTCTTCTTGGTCACGTAGAAGAACCCGGTGTCCGCGGTCGAGATGAGCTTGATTTTGATGGTCACGGCCTTGGCCATGGCGGAGCCCTCGAATAGATGGGGCCGCCGTCGGCCCGCGCAGAAAACAAAATGGCCGGGCGAGCCCGGCAATCCGATGGGCGGGGAATGCCGTATCGGCGTCGGCAAGTCAAGGAATATCGGGCGGGTACACGGATTTTCCGCCGCCCGACGGCGTCAGAGCAGCTCGCGCACGAAGCTGCCGCGCCTCTCCCAGTAGAACGGAACCGGCAGATACTGAGCGAATCCGGCCTTCAGGCGTTCCTCGACCTCGGCGATGATCACCTTGGTGATGGTCGGCAGGTCGAGTTCGCGCGCTTCGTCGAAGGTGACGGAGACTAGGTCGACGAGTTCCGAATCGGGACCGATCACGCCGTCGACCTTGCCGGCGACGGCACGGGCATCGACGGCGAAGAAGCGGGTGTCGAAGCGCTTGGGCCGGCGCGGCGGCGTGATGGCGCGGGCGACGAAGGTGACGGCGCCGAGATCGGGGAAGACGCCCTTGGCCGCGAACTCGGCCCAGACGCCCGCAGGCGGGTTCTCGGGCGCGCCATATTCGGCGCTGCCGAAGATCAGGCCGGTCTCCTCGAAGGTCTCGCGAATCGCCGCCAGCGCCAGTGCGCGGCCGCGCTGCAGGCTCGGGCGCACGCAGCGGGCAAGCAGGCGCTGCTCGCAAGGACCGGCGAGGGCGCCGGTCGCAGCCATGCGGCGGTCGCCGGCTTCGATGCGTCCGCCCGGGAAGACGTATTTGCCCGGCATGAACTTGTGGCCGGCATGGCGCTTGCCCATCAACACCCTGGGCTTCTTCCCGGAATGATCGAGGATCAGCATGGTCGCGGCGTCGCGCGGGCGCAGGTTGACGTTGGTGCGTGCCCGCTCAGCCTGGGTCAGGGTGATGGTGTGGTCACTCATCGCCCGCCGATTGCCTTCATGGCGGGCTGGCGCTCAGGTCTCGGCATGGCGCCGCCGAAGCCGTGCATGCGCAGCGCCCATTGCAGGCCGATGACCGCGCCCTTGGCCGGCTGCATCAGCGCCAGGCTGAGGAAGACGGTCAGCGGCAGCCAGACCCAGAGGTGCAGCGCGATCGACCAGTCGCTGTACTTCTCAGCCAGCAGGATGCCGCCGACGATGACATGGCCGACGATGGTGATGACGATATAGGGCGGCAGATCGTCGGCACGCTGATGGTGCAGAGTCTCGCCGCAGGCCTCGCAGGAATCGACCGGCTTCAGGAAGGCGCGAAACAGCTTGCCTTCGCCGCAATGCGGGCAGCGACCGAAGAGGCCGCGACGCATAGCCTGACGCCAGTCGCGAGCCTGGACCGGCTTGGGTTGGTGACAATGTATGGACATGGGATGTCTTCGTTAATGCGGGGCGTCAGCGCTTGCGGCCCGATCGTTTGGGCGGGGGGCGGCCCTGCTTTCGCCCCATAGGTAAAGCAGGCCGTGACCTTTTGCCAGAGCGGTCGGATGTCGCGGGCCTGCCCTCTGTGAGCAACTCGAATCGCAGAGCTCCTGCGACCGGCGCCGCCTCGACCAGTTTGACATGGACACGGTCGCCGAGGCGCCAGCTTTCGCCGGTGCGATCGCCGACCAGCGCATGGGCGCGCTCGTCATGGCGATAATAATCGGCGCCCAGTGTCGAGGCCGGGATGAAGCCGTCGGCGCCGGTGCCGTCGAGCTTGACGAAGAGGCCGGCGCGATTGAGGCCGGCGATGCGGCCGTCGAAGCTGGAGCCGATCTGGTCGGCAAGGAAATGCGCGATCAACCGGTCGGTGGTCTCGCGCTCGGCCGCCATGGCGCGCCGCTCGGCCGCCGAGATCCGGGTCGCGACCTCGCGCAACTCGGCAAGCGTCGTCGCTTTCGGCAGGCCGTCATCGCCGAGCTTCAACGCCGCGACCAAAGCGCGATGCAAGATCAGGTCGGCATAGCGACGGATCGGCGAGGTGAAATGGGCATAGCGGCGCAGGTTCAGGCCGAAATGCCCGTAATTCTCGGCGACGTATTCGGCCTGTGCCTGAGTGCGCAGCACGACCTCGTTGAGCAGGAGCTCGTTCTCCGAGCCCTTGATCATGGCGAGGATGCGGTTGAACAGCGCCGGCCGCAGCGCCGCGTCCTTCGGCAGCTTGATGCCGATCGAGGCCAGGACCTCGCCGAGCGCCCGCATCTTCTCGAGCGAGGGCTCGTCATGGCAGCGATAGATCAGATGGCTGCTCGCCTTCTCCAGCGTCTCGGCGGCGGCGACGTTGGCGAGGATCATGAACTCCTCGATCAGCCGGTGCGCGGCCAGCCGCTCGGGCACGATCACGCGGGTGACCTTGCCATTGGCGTCGAGGACGAGCTTGCGCTCGGGCAGATCGAGGTCGAGCGGCTGGCGGGCGTCGCGGGCGCGCGCTGCCGAGCCGTAGGCGGCCCAGAGCGGCATCAGGATGCTGTCGCGGATCGGGCTGGTGAGATCGTCCGGCTTGCCGTCGATAGCAGCCTGGGCCTGTTGGTAGGAGAGCTTCGCCGCCGAGCGCATCATGATGCGGTGGAAGGAATGGCTCTTCTTGGCTCCGTCGGCCTTGAGGATCAGGCGGACGGCGAGGGCGGGGCGGTCTTCGCCGCCGCGCAGCGAGCAGAGATCGTTCGAGATGCGCTCGGGCAGCATCGGCACGACACGGTCAGGGAAATAGACCGAGTTGCCGCGCTCCAGCGCCTCGCGGTCGAGTGCCGAGCCGGGGCGGACATAAGAGGCGACGTCGGCGATGGCGACGGTGACGATATGGCCGCCGGGGTTGTCGGGATCATCGTCGGGTGCGGCATGGACCGCGTCGTCATGATCCTTGGCGTCGGCCGGGTCGATGGTGATCAGCGGCAGGGTGCGCCAATCCTCGCGGCCGGCGAGTGTGGCGGGCTTTGCGGCTTCCGCCTCGGCGATTGTCGCCGGCTGGAACTCGTTCGGGATGCCGTGGGCGTGAATCGCGATCAGCGAGACCGCGCGCTCGGATTTCAGCGAGCCAAGCCGTTCGCGCACCCTGGCCTGGGGCGGGCCGAAGCGGCTCTCGCGGGCGAAGGAGACCGAGACGAGATCGCCGTCCTCGGCATTGCCGGTCTGGCCCTTTGGAATAATCGCCTCGCGCCCCTGCGCCTTCTTGTCGACGGGGATGAGCCGGCCAGAGCCATCGGGAAGGGCGCGGAAGATGCCGAGCACCTGCGCCTTGGCCTTGCCCATCACCTTGAGGGTGCGGCCGGACCATTGATAGCCCTCGACGCCGCGCAGCTTGGTCAGCTTGAGCAGGACATGATCGCCGACGCCCGGGGCAGCCGCGGCCGCGGTCTTCGGCTGGCGGCGGGTGTCGCGCTGGCGTTCGAGCAGGATTTTCGGCGCCTCGCCCTGGTCGGCCTCGTTCCATTCGAGCGGAACGGCGATGAGATCGCCCTCGCGGTCGCGCGTCTTGATCTCGCAGAGCAACACGGCGGGCAGGGCCGCATGCGGCTTGACCGGGCCTGATCCGCCGTTCTCCTCCAGCTCGAGATCGCGCAGCAGGCGCTTCAGCCAGATCTTGCCACCGCCATCGAGCTGGAAGGCCTTGGCGATGTCGCGTCGGCCGGGTTCGCGGCCGGCTGCGCGCTCCTCCTCGATGAAGGCGAGGATGGCGTCGCGGGAGAGGTCGGCGTCGGGACGGGACAAAGGCTCGGGCCTCGTCAGCAGCGGCTGGGCGCAAAGGACATGGATGGTTTCTGCCATGCCATGGCCGGGGGCGCCAGAACGGCCTGTGCAGAACTGCCACCTGAAACGGAGAAGGGCCGCCCTTTCGGGCAGCCCTTCCATTGCCGAACCGCAGCCCCGGTAACAGGGCTAGGCGTCACGGAAACTCACGCGCAACCGAACCCCTCATGGGACGAGTCCAGGCCACGCGCCCCCCGCGACAGCGGTTGATGACAATGAGACACTGGATCACCTCCTTTCAGTTGTTACCGACAAGGAGGAGGCTAAGGTGATTCCAAGCATTGCGTAAACGGCAAAGATTGAGCTGCTCACAGGCCGCGTCGCTGCAACAAAATCAGGCGGTAGGCCGGCAACGAGTGCGGTTGCCTAATTTGTAGGCTGCTGATCTGCTTATTGACTGGTCACTTGTTGCCGCGGCGCATGATCCTTGCGTGAGATCGGCCCCTCCCGGCAGGAAATCGCTCGCGAAACCGCCCTGAACACGCCTTGTTGCGGTGCCTCGATGGCTTTGGGCCCAGGTTGGCACGTCGTTTGCGAACTTCACCGCTAGCTGGAACGGCAGCTGGCGCCGGCAACGGCGCGGTCAACAGGGACCTCAGGGGATATCGCAGTGAAACTCACTCGTCGCACGGTCATCGGCGCCGCCTTCGCAGGCGCCACGGTTCTCTCCTCGCTGCTGCCGGCGGCGGCACAAGAGACCATCAAGGTCGGCATCCTGCACTCGCTCTCCGGCACGATGGCGATCTCCGAGACGACGTTGAAAGACGTCATGCTCATGCTCATCGAAGAGCAGAACAAGAAGGGCGGCGTGCTCGGCAAGAAGCTCGAGGCGGTCGTGGTCGATCCGGCTTCGAACTGGCCGCTCTTCGCCGAGAAGGCGCGCGAGCTGATCGTCAAGGACAAGGTCTCGGCCGTGTTCGGCTGCTGGACCTCGGTCTCGCGCAAGTCAGTGCTCCCGGTGTTCAAGGAGCTGAATTCGATTCTGTTCTACCCCGTCCAGTACGAGGGCGAGGAGAGCGAGCGCAACGTGTTCTACACCGGCGCGGCGCCGAATCAGCAGGCGATTCCCGCGGTCGACTACCTCGCCAAGGAGGAGAAGGTCGAGCGCTGGGTTCTGGCCGGCACCGACTACGTCTATCCGCGCACGACGAACAAGATCCTGGAGGCCTATCTTCTCGCCAAGGGCGTGAAGAAGGAGGACATCCTGATCAACTACACTCCGTTCGGCCATTCCGACTGGCAGACCATCGTCTCCGACAT is drawn from Bosea sp. Tri-49 and contains these coding sequences:
- a CDS encoding PleD family two-component system response regulator; translated protein: MSARILVVDDIAANVKLLEAKLSAEYFDVATATNGIEALAICERGEADLVLLDVMMPGMNGFEVCRRLKNSATTAHIPVVMVTALDQPSDRLKGLDAGADDFLTKPIDDTALFARVRSLVRLKSVTDELRQRALASRQLGIADPLAAAAAETGLNGRVLLIEDRPLIAQRLVQALSAFHSIETEPDAQAALTRAAEGDFEIVLVSLDLQNYDGLRLCSQLRSLERTRNLSVLLLGEAEDRARVLRGLEIGAHDFLVRPIDRNELLARARTLVRRKRFAERLRDSVQSSMEMAVMDQLTGLHNRRYLDSRLSVLFDESALRARALSLLVLDVDRFKVVNDSWGHDAGDEVLREFADRIRACTRGIDLVARMGGEEVVVVLPDTALDAARAVAERIRQRVEGEPFQIQRGQRSITVTVSIGVASRRAGDAGPVEMMKRADEAVYRAKAAGRNRVIVASAA
- the rpmG gene encoding 50S ribosomal protein L33, which gives rise to MAKAVTIKIKLISTADTGFFYVTKKNSRTMTEKMSKKKYDPVARKHVEFKETKIK
- a CDS encoding NUDIX hydrolase, giving the protein MSDHTITLTQAERARTNVNLRPRDAATMLILDHSGKKPRVLMGKRHAGHKFMPGKYVFPGGRIEAGDRRMAATGALAGPCEQRLLARCVRPSLQRGRALALAAIRETFEETGLIFGSAEYGAPENPPAGVWAEFAAKGVFPDLGAVTFVARAITPPRRPKRFDTRFFAVDARAVAGKVDGVIGPDSELVDLVSVTFDEARELDLPTITKVIIAEVEERLKAGFAQYLPVPFYWERRGSFVRELL
- a CDS encoding DUF983 domain-containing protein — protein: MSIHCHQPKPVQARDWRQAMRRGLFGRCPHCGEGKLFRAFLKPVDSCEACGETLHHQRADDLPPYIVITIVGHVIVGGILLAEKYSDWSIALHLWVWLPLTVFLSLALMQPAKGAVIGLQWALRMHGFGGAMPRPERQPAMKAIGGR
- the rnr gene encoding ribonuclease R, which translates into the protein MAETIHVLCAQPLLTRPEPLSRPDADLSRDAILAFIEEERAAGREPGRRDIAKAFQLDGGGKIWLKRLLRDLELEENGGSGPVKPHAALPAVLLCEIKTRDREGDLIAVPLEWNEADQGEAPKILLERQRDTRRQPKTAAAAAPGVGDHVLLKLTKLRGVEGYQWSGRTLKVMGKAKAQVLGIFRALPDGSGRLIPVDKKAQGREAIIPKGQTGNAEDGDLVSVSFARESRFGPPQARVRERLGSLKSERAVSLIAIHAHGIPNEFQPATIAEAEAAKPATLAGREDWRTLPLITIDPADAKDHDDAVHAAPDDDPDNPGGHIVTVAIADVASYVRPGSALDREALERGNSVYFPDRVVPMLPERISNDLCSLRGGEDRPALAVRLILKADGAKKSHSFHRIMMRSAAKLSYQQAQAAIDGKPDDLTSPIRDSILMPLWAAYGSAARARDARQPLDLDLPERKLVLDANGKVTRVIVPERLAAHRLIEEFMILANVAAAETLEKASSHLIYRCHDEPSLEKMRALGEVLASIGIKLPKDAALRPALFNRILAMIKGSENELLLNEVVLRTQAQAEYVAENYGHFGLNLRRYAHFTSPIRRYADLILHRALVAALKLGDDGLPKATTLAELREVATRISAAERRAMAAERETTDRLIAHFLADQIGSSFDGRIAGLNRAGLFVKLDGTGADGFIPASTLGADYYRHDERAHALVGDRTGESWRLGDRVHVKLVEAAPVAGALRFELLTEGRPATSDRSGKRSRPALPMGRKQGRPPPKRSGRKR